The DNA window TGAAAAGGCCAGAATGGCGTAGCTGGACTCATGCGCCTGCGAGCCGCTGTACAGAACCACCGGATTGTCTAGAAGATGCACAATTTGCAGGATTTCTGTTGCCCGGAAAGGCAATAATTGATGTGTCATTCTGTGCCAGTTTCAGGGGTGGTTGATGATGGCTAACTTATTGATGAATAAAGAAAAATTCAACTACTTATGGCACCTTTCGCCGGCTGGTGTGAACAAACTGTGGTGTTCATGTAACGAAACGTAAAAAAAGGGCTGGACAACCCGGGGTACGGATAATAGATTGTTCAGCAATTCAGCAGGCTTGTGCCATAAGCTCAACTGCAGGAATAAGAATAAATAAAAGCAGAACGTTAACCAACACAAGATTCACGACCTCTGTGCAGAATCTGTCTGACACGGAAGTGTGATAGGACCGGCAGGTCCGAACCTAAGAAAAATAATCAGGAGTGTGCACATGAAATTCCTTAAGAAAGCTTCTCTCGCCGCGGCTATCGCAGCAGCTTCCATCTCTGCTCAGGCTGGCATGGTTGCTCTGGATGATGAAACTATGGCTGCAACCACTGGTCAGGCCGGTGTGACCATTGAATTGAATCTTCAGGCTGGTACTGGCGCCAATGCGGCCGTTAAAGTTGGCGGCATCGATTATACCGATGAAGGTCAGGTCCAGATTAATGATGTGTGGGTTGGTTCTGCTACTAGCATTACCATCAAGCAGGACATCGACGTTGAGGCGGATGGTCGTCTGAAGATTGTCGTTGATCCGGTGACTGGTCTGCAGGTGGGCGTTGGTTCTGTGCATCTGGCTAACGATGCTGGTGTTGCCCAGGGTGAGGCACTGGTCAGCAATGTAAGTCTGGGTGTTGATCTGGGTGAATCAACCACTCTGATTGGTTCACGTGACTCTTTTGCCGCTGCAGGTACTGATGTCAGTATGGTTGCTGCCGCTGCTGGTGATGCTGGTGTGGATGGCAATACCATGGTTATCGACTCTTCATCATCACTGAAAATCACCTCCGGCAGCCTGGATGCTCTGGGTGGTGGTGTTAAAATTGGTAGTCTGACTTTTGACGATAACGGCGGCAATGCTGTGATCAAACAGAAGATTTTTGCCAGCGACAAAGGTCTGAACATTGTCATGGAATCCATTCAGGGTGATCTACGTATTGGTGACATTACTCTGGGTAAAGCCAGCAATGCTTCCATTGGCAGTGTGACGGTGAGCGACATCGTTCTGGCGGGTGTAACCCAGACCATTTACGGTCACTGATCACTTAGCGCACGGCGCATAAAAAAAACCCGCTTCGGCGGGTTTTTTTATGCCGCTTTTCAGTGGGGTTTATTGAGCCTCTTTTGAACTGGTGTTTATACCCCTTTTATACCGTGAAAAAACCCGGTAAACGGCTTAAAAAAGCCTATTTTTCTGTTGGTCGTTTATGTGTTTTTATGTAACATGGCTTCAGACAGAAAATAACAATAACAACGAATACGCAACGGAGGGGCCTCAGGCCATCATCTGTGTTTATCATTCTCCTCGGCTCTATTATTGCCTTTGCCATGGTCAACGAAGTGGCCATTGTGCCAGACCGCAAACCGGGCGATACCGTTGTGCGGGTGGCGGTGCAAGAGCATTACCAGTACGACACAGTGGTGAATGTCGAGCCACTGGTGGTGCAGAAGTTCCGTAACGTAGTGCGCCAGCAATACGACTACTCCTGCGGTTCGGCGGCGTTAACAACCTTGCTCGATTTTTACCTGGGCCGTAACTTTCAGGAGCGGCAGGTAATGGAAGGCTTGCTGCGCTTTGGTGAAACCGAACGTATTGTGCAGCGCCGGGGTTTTTCCCTGCTGGATATGAAGCGTCTGGTTACGGCTCTGGGTCACCCGTCTGGTGGCTTTAAAGCCGAAGCCAAAGATCTGGTGGCGCTCGACCACCCGGCCATTGCGCCGATTGAATACGCCGGCTTCAAGCATTTTGTGGTTATCCGTTCCGTCCATGAAGGCCGGGTATATGTGGCGGATCCGGCGCTGGGTAACCTGAGCTTTACCCTCAATCGCTTTCTGGAAATCTGGGATAACAACGTACTCTTTATTGTGTTCCCGAACGGCCACAAACCGGCTAATGGTCTTGAATTACGCGAAGAAGATATGCGCTTCGTTGCGGACTATTTAATTGCCGAAAACAGTTTTCGTGAATTTCCGTTACTGGCGATGAGCTACGAAGATAAAATCGCTAATGCGGTAGCTGAATTGAATAATAATGCCCGTTCCAGTTACTCACCTCGCCTTGATGCCAGTGGTAATTATGTGAAAAACACCGATGGCCAGGTGGTGTATGACATCGAATTCGGCAAAGCTGAAGACGGTGTCAAACCGGAAGACTTTAATGTCCGGGCTGCTACAGATCCTACTGAACGCCTCGAGAAAGAGCTGCGCTTCAGAAGAAAATAATAACGATACAGGATTAAGGGAATTCTCATGTTTATTCGAACCACGCTTTTGTCTCTGCCAATTTTACTGGCTGTGATACCGGCTGCGTACGCCGATGAGCAGGATCTTTCCAAGGCTCGTGATGCGCTGCAAAAACAGGATAACGACGCCGATACCGAAAAAGCCCTCGAGCAGGTGTTTGAAGCGGCAGAAAAAAACTACTCGTTATTACGCAAGGGTGGTAAGTCACTTAATTATAATTTCGACTACAGCTATTACGGTGACCAGCGTATCGATCTGATTATTCAGCCCACCCTGGATTCTGAGGGCGTGCCATCAGGATCATCCACCATTCTGAACGCTGATGTGGCCCCGGTGGCCAGTCATACCTTTACCAACGCGTTTACTTTTGACTACGGTATTCTGAACAACCTGACCATCAGTGGCCGGTTACCCTTCGTTGCCAAGTACGATACCGAAGAAGATTTAACGGCCTACGGCTTAGGCGATATCAGTGGCTCACTGCGTTGGCAGCCGTTTGAATATGTGCCGGGCAAGGTCAGTCAGACTTACTTTGGCTCGCTTAAATTAAAGACCGGCGACAGTCCATACGAAATTGATATTGACCGCAACCTGTCCACCGGTTCCGGTTATTACAGCCTCAGCGGCGGTATCAGTGCCTCTAAGGTAATGGATCCGGTAGTGCTGTTCGGTTCCGTCAGTTATTCCTACAATTTTTCAGAAGAAAATCTGAATCAGCGTCGTGGTGGCACCATTCTGGATGAAGTGCATCCCGGACATGCGCTGTCATTCTCGATGGGTTTTGCCTATTCCTTGTCTTACGATGTTTCGCTCAGTGCCTCTTTCCAGGGTTCTTATAATGATGAAACCCGGTTTGTGGTTTTATCTGGTGGAGAAACAAATGAGTCGATTGCCGGCAGCCAGATGAGCGGCATTATGAATTTTGCGTTGGGTGTGCGGGTGTCGCCGAAAACCATCGCCAACGTTAACGTCGGCTTTGGTCTTACCGAGCTGTCGCCGGATATTATTCTTGGATTATCGTTACCCATTGATATCGAGGGTGTGAAACCTGCTTCAGGCAACTGATTAAGCTTTGGCTTGCTCAACGATAACAATAACAGGGTAGCGGCAAACGATTATGCGCATTCTCATTTTTTTGTTTCTGATGATACCGGGGCTGGCAACGGCTCAGCTGATTCAGAACATGTTCATCGATACCAAAGCGATGTCGCTGGGGAACGCGGTTACCGCAGATCCGACCGGCATTATGGATATTCACTTTAACCCGGCGGGCTTAACCAAGCTGGAAGGGCGGCAGATCCAGATCCAGCTGATGAATATTATGTTGTCAGCCGAGGCCAACTTCAGCTTGCCGGAAGACTACGACCCGGATGAAGCTGGCCTGGTGCCGATTCATGAAGATCCGATTCTCAACGATCCGAAAAGCAAGGCCATTGCGGCGGCGTATTTACCAGGCGTGGGCATTTTACCCATGCACTTGCCGGTGTTGACCTTACCAACCGGTGGCGTGTCCATCCAGCCGGCGGGTTCTAAATTCACCTTTGCCAATGCGGCTTATGCACCGATGGCCGCCGGTTTCGCCAAAGAAAGCGATGATGCTGGCCGTTATCAGGCCCGTGAAGTTGCCTTACAACGCTTTACCTATTTCTCGCCGTCCTTCGGGTACAAGGTCAACGACCAGTTGGCGTTGGGTGCCAGCTTCTTGTTTTCCCATCAGGCGGTTGCTGTTAATCAGGATGTGCGGGCGCCGAATATGCTGATTGGGGTACTGGAAGAACTGCAGGGTGCCTTTGGTTGTTTTGATGAAAACGGCAATTCCACTGGTAATGATCCGCTGGCGCCGATTATTACACTCTGTGGTGGCAGCGTCGGTCCGTTCAAGGATATCGGTGAGCTGCAGATTTTAACCGAAGAAACCCTGTCGCCATCCTACAACCTGGGCTTGTTGTGGGAACCGACCGATTGGTTTGCCCTGGGTCTGGGTTATCAGAGTGAAGCGAAAGCGCACCTGAAGGGCTCTTTTGAGCTGGAATATACCGACGAATTTGCCGATTTCTTCCGCACCTTTCGTTCTTCTATTGTGGGTGCCATTGGCGGTGCTATTTTCTCGCTGCCCACCGGGGTTAAGCGTGAGGCGGGGAATGTGTCGGTTCGTTTGACCTATCCGCAGCATTTTCAGGCCGGTATTAAATTACGCTTTCTGGAAAAATATCAGTTGAACGTGGATGCTGGCTGGACCGACTTTGACAAGTGGGATGCGCTGCGTTTTGAATTCGACCGTAACGTCAGCTTCCTGAGCATGGCCAAACTGCTGGCGCCGGACATTGTGACGGATAACAGCCTGACCATGCCGATGGGCTACGAAAGTGTCTGGAGCTTTGGTTTTGGCCTGCAGTATGACCTGAACTCGCGGATTAAACTGCGCATGGGTTATGAACCGCGTAAGTCTTCCATTCCGGATGATCGCCGCAGTGTGCAGGCGCCATTGGGTGATGCCAACCTGTACAGCGTCGGTATGGGTTATCAGTGGGATAAAGATACCGTGGTGGATTTATCCCTGAGTTTCATGCAGTCTGAAGAGGTTATTCTGGCTGACCCGCAAGGTGCGGATGCGACCGGTGAATATCCGAATTCCAGTGACTCCATTAACCGAAACTGTCTGACATGTACCGTGACCAACCCGTATCCAGGCCTGAACGTCGAAACCAAACTGACCATTGGCGCTGCAGGTATCAGTTTCCGCACCAAGTTCTGATTATGTTGTTCCTGTTTTGTCTGAGCGCTGGCAGTGCTCAGGCGGAACCGGAATATTTCACCTGGATCGACGCTGAAGGGCGTATCCATAACACGCTTAAATCGGACGCTGACCGTAAAAAAAATGACCGGTCAAAAGCCGGTGAAAACGAGCGGCCATCCTCATCATCGTCTGATGATAACTACCTGACTGAAGACGAATTCGCAGCCGAGCAGGAACGTCTGCAGCGCGAGCAGCCACCGTTTTACACCTGGATTGATGCCGAAGGGCGGCTGCGCTATGAAACCATTCCGCAACCCTCAGAAGAAGCCCAGGCCGCCGCAGCAGACGATGTACTGGTATCTGACCACACGCTGTTACCGGGCTGGCGGGTCAGCGATGCGGTACGGAATTCCGGGTGCTGCGGATTGTATCAGGCGTATTTTCAGGAAGAGTTAAAGCCTTTTAAACCGGTATTATTTTCCCGGGTGGATTTGTCGGCGCCTTTACGCACCCAGACCGGTGAGCGGCCGGCCTGGTATTTTCGGTTGCCTGAACTATCGCCTGATGCAGAGGACCCGGTACTGCGGCTGCGCCTGCGTGATACCGACGCGCCACTGGCGCTGATTGCGTTGGATGCACAACTGCAACCACTGCATTTTATCCCGCAGGTGGAGCGACAATTGACCGACGCGACCTGGAAGGCGGTGGCTTTTTACGAAAGCCTGATCAGTATTGCCGACAAGGATGTGCAGGCGTTTATTCTGTATTTCCCCGCCGGTGCGCCGGCACGCGCCAATCTTGAGGTAGAATACCGCCCTTAATCGTGCCGGAATTCTCCCATGGAAAAACACCCGCTTAATTTCCGCAGTGACCACTGCGATCAGCATGCTGTTGTCTTAACCAACCCTGCCGCTACCACAGAGCGGCGGCTGGTGTTGCTGCACGGTGCCGGCGTGGCTGGGGAATTAAGCTGGACCTATGTGGCTAATTATTTAACCGGCTGGCGCGAAATTCTGATTCCCGATCTGGCTGGTATGGGAAGGTCGCGTTTTTTATCGGCGCCGGCCGCGGGTGTTGCCCCTTATGCCCAACAGCTGGACGAGCTGACGGGTGCGCTAGACTGGCAGGAGTTCGATGTGGCCGGGTATTCCTTCGGCGGCATTGTGGCGGAGCACTGGCTGCGTTCACGGCCATTTAACGGCCTGTGTTTTTTACTTGAGCCGGCCATGCTCTATGCCGCAGATGCCTACGTACTGCTGAACAAAGCGCAGCTGTATCAGCAGGTGGCTGAGCAGATTGTGGTCAACCCGGCTGATTCTGTTCCCTATGTCCGTTTTCTGGATTCGGTGTCGCCGGCGCGCAATCGTCAGGATAAAACCGAACAGTTAACCATTGCCCGCCTGCAGGCTAATGCCCTGGGGTTTGCGCAGGCATTGGCGGCGGTCAGTACTGCGCTGCAGCAACAACCGGATTATTACCTGAACTGGGTATCGCCCTGGGCCGGGGCTGGTTTTGTCGGCAGCCTGAGCGAGCCGGCCATGCATGAACGGCACCGGCAACTGGCAGCGGCCAGCCGTAACTGGCAGTTTGAAGTGGTGGATGGGGCAGACCACAGCCTGGTGTTTACCCGGCCAAGAGCCATCGCTGCGGTGATGAACCGCTGCCTGGCAGAGCGCTGATCGAAAAAATCAGCTTTGCAGGCGCCGCTGCAAACCGGTTTCGGCCATGATGCGGGTCGAGATTTCTTCAATGGATTTGTTGGTGGTGCTCAGAAACGGGATGTTTTCCCGCTGATACATTTCTTCCACTTCATCCACTTCGTGATAGCACTGTTTTAATGAAGCGTAGCGGCTGTTGGCCCGGCGTTCGGTGCGGATAGCCGCCAGCCGCTCGGGATCAATGGTTAATCCAAACAGCTTGTGCCGGTATGGTTGCAGCGCCGCAGGCAGTTTCAGTTCTGCCATGTCTTCTTCGGTAATCGGATAGTTCGCCGTTTTAATACCGAACTGCATGGCCATGTACAAAGACGTCGGGGTTTTACCGCAACGGGACACGCCGATCAGAATAATATCGGCGTCGTTATAGTGGCGGGTGCGGGCACCATCATCGTTATCCAGTGCGAAGTTAACCGCATCAATGCGGGCCAGGTAATTCGGGCTGGTGGTCGGCGAATGGGACTTACCCACGGTGTAAGACGATTCCACCTGCAATTCGCTTTCCAGCGGCGCCAGAAACGCGGCAAAAATATCGATGTTCAGCGCGTTCGAGGCGTCGATTACTTTGCGGATGTTTTTATCGACGATGGTGTCGAAAATAATTGCAGCCTGGCCGGTTTCAGCCGCGATACGGTTAATTTTTTCAACCGCTTTCTCAGCTTTTTCCACGGAATCGACATAGGGCAGGGTAATCCGTTCAAATTCGATGCTTTCGAATTGTGCCAGCAGGCTGTTGCCCAGCGTTTCTGCGGTGATGCCGGTACCATCAGAGATAAAGAACGCGGTTCGCTTCATGTGGAAATTTGTTGCCTCTGCACTTAGTATTACGCAGCCCATCGCCGCAGCAGGCGATTTTAGGCGATTATCCCCGATGAGGCGAGCGCCCGCGGCGAACGTGGAAAAATACAGGAGAGCAGTGCGTTGACTGAATATGTACTCTGGTTTGATCAGGTATCCATGGGCGATGTTGAGCGGGTCGGTGGTAAAAACGCCTCGCTGGGGGAGATGATCAGTAATCTGGCGGGGGCTGGTGTATCCGTCCCCGGTGGCTTTGCTACTACTGCCGATGCTTATCGTGAGTTTCTGAGCTTTGAAGGGCTCGACACCCGTATCCAGCAGGCGCTGGATGCCCTGAATGTGGAAGATATCCGCGCGTTAACCGAAACCGGCGCCCGTATCCGCGGCTGGATTTACGAAGCGCCGCTGCCGCCGGCGCTGGAGCAGGCAGTACGCAAAGCGTTCGGTAAACTGCAGGCTGGTAATGAACGTATGGCCGTGGCCGTGCGCTCTTCCGCCACCGCCGAAGACCTGCCCGATGCTTCCTTTGCCGGCCAGCAGGAAACCCATCTGAATATTGTCGGCATCGACAACGTGCTGCACGCCATCCGCGATGTGTTCGCTTCTTTATTCAACGATCGCGCCATTGCGTACCGCAGCCATCAGGGCTTTGACCATCACAAGGTGGCCTTGTCGGCCGGTATTCAGCGCATGGTGCGTTCAGAAACCGCCTCCAGCGGTGTGATGTTTACTCTGGATACCGAGTCTGGTTTTGATCAGGTGGTGTTCGTTACTTCGTCGTATGGCCTGGGTGAAACCGTGGTGCAGGGTGCCGTAAACCCGGACGAATTTTACGTTCACAAAGGCAACCTTAAGGCCAACCGTCCCGCCATTCTGCGCCGCAACCTGGGCGCTAAAGCCATTAAGATGGTGTACAACAAAGACGCTGCCGTCGGCCGCTCGGTGGAAACCCAGCGCGTTGACCGCGAACTGCGTCAGGTATTTTCCCTGACCGATGCCGAAGTGGAGGCACTGGCGCGGCAGGCATTAATTATTGAACAGCACTACGGTCGTCCGATGGACATTGAATGGGCCAAAGATGGCGACGACCAGCAGCTGTACATCGTGCAGGCGCGGCCGGAAACGGTAAAAAGCCGCACCAATAAAAACGTGATGGAGCGTTACCTGCTGAAAGAAACCGGCACCGTGCTGGTAGAAGGCCGTTCTATTGGTCACCGTATTGGCAAAGGCCGGGTGCGGGTGGTTCACAGCGCCGAAGATATGGATCAGGTGCAGGAAGGCGATGTGCTGGTGGCGGATATGACCGACCCGGATTGGGAACCGGTGATGAAACGCTCGGCGGCCATTGTTACCAACCGCGGTGGCCGTACCTGTCACGCCGCCATTATTGCCCGCGAGCTGGGTATTCCGGCGGTGGTGGGCTGTGAAGACGCTACCGATAAACTGCGCGATGGTCAGGAAGTAACGGTTTCCTGTGCCGAAGGTGATACCGGTTTCGTCTATGAAGGCGCACTGGATTTCGATATCCGCACCAACAGCGTCGATCAGATGCCCGATCTGCCGTTCAAAATTATGATGAACGTCGGCAACCCCGACCGCGCCTTCGACTTCCAGGCGCTGCCGAACGAAGGCGTGGGGCTGGCGCGGCTGGAGTTTATTATTAACCGCATGATCGGTGTGCATCCGAAAGCGTTGCTGAACTTCAACAGCCTTCCGGAAGAAGTGAAACCGACCGTGCAGCGTCGCATTGCCGGCTACTCCGGTCCGGTTGATTTTTACGTCGATAAACTGGTGGAAGGTATTTCTACGCTGGCGGCCGCCTTCTGGCCCAAGCGCGTGATTGTGCGTCTGTCCGACTTCAAATCAAACGAGTACGCCAACCTGATTGGCGGACGCTTATACGAGCCGGAAGAAGAAAACCCGATGCTGGGCTTCCGCGGTGCGTCCCGTTATATCTCCAAAAACTTCCGCGATTGCTTCGAGCTGGAATGCCGGGCGATGAAAAAAGTCCGTAACGAAATGGGCTTTACCAACGTCGAGATTATGGTGCCGTTCGTGCGCACGGTCGGCGAAGCCGAGCAGGTGGTGAGCCTGCTGGCGGAAAATGGCCTGAAGCGCGGTGAAAACGATCTGAAGCTGATTATGATGTGCGAACTGCCGGCCAACGCCATTCTGGCCGAGCAATTCCTTGAGCACTTTGACGGCTTCTCAGTCGGTTCCAATGACCTCACACAGCTGACGCTGGGGCTGGATCGTGACTCCGGCATCATTGCCCACCTGTTTGATGAGCGTAATGAAGCCATTCTGGCGCTGCTGGAAAACGCCATTAACGCCTGTAAAAAAGCCGGTAAATACATTGGTATTTGCGGTCAGGGCCCATCCGATCACCCGGATTTCGCCCGCTGGCTGATGGATCATGGCATTGACAGTGTGTCGCTTAACCCCGACTCCGTGATGGATACCTGGTTCTTCCTGGCGGATAAATAACGCCATGAAAAGCAGCAGTGAGTTGTTTCCGGTCAGCTTGTTCAGGGCCGAAATCCTGGGTGAGCTGAGCGAAGATGTGTATCTGGTTAAGCACAATCGCGATCCGGACCGCAGCGTTCAGATCGCGGTGTCGCATCTGGGGTTAACCGGGCGCAAGCCCACCCGTGGTGCGGTGGTGTTACTGCACGGCAGCTTTACCAACCGGGGGTTCTGGTTATCCGGCAAAGGTGAGGGCATGGCCCGTTATCTGCTGGAACAGGGTTTTGATGTCTGGCTGATGGAACAGCGTGGCCATGGTTTATCGCCACGCAATCAGGATTACTGGCGCAACACCGCCGAGCGCTACGTGTTGCATGATATTCCCGCCATCAACGCCTTTGTGCAGGAGAAATCCGGCCATAAGCCGGTCTGGCTCGGGCACTCTCTGGGCGGAGTGCTGATCGCCAGTGCGGTGGCGGCCGGTGAACTGAACAAAGACAACTGCGCCGGCATGGCTTTGCTGGGCACCCAGGTGCTGCGCCGGCCCTGGTATCTGTGGATTCCGCTGGTTGGCATGGTGTTGCGGATGCTGGTGCACCGCCAGCGCGAACTCGATGGCCGGGCGCTGAAAATCGGCCCGGAAAATGAACCGGCGGGTCTGATCAATGAATACATTGCCAGTCATGGCTGGTTTGGCCGCTGGCGGCTGAAAACAGTGGGTAAGAAACTGCTGCCAGTCTGGAAGGCTTTTAATACGTTGCCGCTGCTGGCCGTGGCGGCGGCTGCCGACGAATCCGATCCGGCTAAATATTGCCTGCGCTTTGCCAGGCTCTACGGTGGTGGCAGCAAGGATGTGATCAAACTGGGCACTGCGGATGGTTTCAGTCGTGACTATGGCCATATCGACATGGTGGTCAGCAAAGACGCGGCCCGCGAAGTCTGGCCGCTGATCAGCACCTGGTTGTGCCAGCACGCCGGCTCATAAACAACACCTTATTCCTTGCTTAACCCATTGGTTTACAAGTTTTTTCAGACAAACAATCCAACAGGAGATTGCTATGACCCAGTATGTAACGCCAGATTTGTGTGATGCCTACCCGGAGCTGATTCAGGTCGTAGAGCCGATGTTCAGCAACTTTGGCGGCCGTGATTCTTTCGGTGGCGAAATCGTGACCGTGAAATGTTTTGAAGACAATTCCAAAGTGAAAGAACTGGTCGATACCGACGGTAAAGGCAAAGTCATGGTTGTCGACGGTGGTGGCTCTATGCGTCATGCGCTGCTGGGCGACATGCTGGCCGAGAAGGCCGCCAAAAATGGCTGGGAAGGCATCATTGTGTACGGCTGCATCCGCGATGTGGACGTCATTATGGAAACTGACCTGGGTGTGCAGGCGCTGGGTACCAACCCGCTGAAAACCGACAAGCGCAACATCGGTGATGTGAACGTGCAGGTTAAATTCGGCGGCGTGGTGTTTGTACCGGGCCAGTTTGTCTACGCCGACAATAACGGTGTGATTGTGTCGCCGCAGGCGCTGAGCATGCCGGAGTAAGGCAGTCCGACAACCGGAAAAGCCGCCTGTGGGCGGCTTTTTTGTATACCGCTTTGTATACCGATCCGGCCCTGATGGCCGGAAACTCCCTTCTAAAACGATCCTGACAGCTGGATTGTATACAATCTTAGTCGTAAAGCCCTTGAAATAGCCGGTTAAATCCGTATTCTTGCAGCACATTCAATGTGATTGTAGACAAGTTGCATGAGCGAACCCCAAACCCTGGCTGACAAAGTATTCTCGGAACTCACTACGGCGATTGTCCGTGGTGAGTTGCGTCCGGGTAGTAAATTGTCAGAACAGACACTGGTGGAGCGTTATGGCGGCAGCCGCGCGCCGATGCGCGAAGCCATTCAGAAGCTGGAAGCCCGTAACCTGGTTGTGCGTGTTCCCCATGCTGGGGCCCGGGTGGTGTCGCTGAGTTTGTCTGAGCTGCGCGATATCTATGAGGTGCGCCTCGAGCTGGAAAGCATGGCCTGTCGTCTGGCCGCCCAGCGCATGAGCGATGCCGAAATCGCCGAACTCTACGGCCTGCTGGCCGAGCATGAAGCCTCTATCGCCGCCGAACAGGGCCAGAGCTACTACCAGAAAGCCGGCGATCTCGATTTTCATTACCGCATTATCAAAGGCAGCCAGAACAGCCGCCTGCATCAGATGCTGTGCGGTGAGCTGTATCACCTGGTGCGCATGTACCGCTACCAGACCAGTACCAGCGCCAAGCGCCCGTTGCAGGCATTGCTGGAACACCAACGAATTGTGGAAGCCATTGCCGCACGCGATGCGGAACTGGCCGAACTGCTG is part of the Venatoribacter cucullus genome and encodes:
- a CDS encoding alpha/beta hydrolase; the protein is MKSSSELFPVSLFRAEILGELSEDVYLVKHNRDPDRSVQIAVSHLGLTGRKPTRGAVVLLHGSFTNRGFWLSGKGEGMARYLLEQGFDVWLMEQRGHGLSPRNQDYWRNTAERYVLHDIPAINAFVQEKSGHKPVWLGHSLGGVLIASAVAAGELNKDNCAGMALLGTQVLRRPWYLWIPLVGMVLRMLVHRQRELDGRALKIGPENEPAGLINEYIASHGWFGRWRLKTVGKKLLPVWKAFNTLPLLAVAAAADESDPAKYCLRFARLYGGGSKDVIKLGTADGFSRDYGHIDMVVSKDAAREVWPLISTWLCQHAGS
- the rraA gene encoding ribonuclease E activity regulator RraA produces the protein MTQYVTPDLCDAYPELIQVVEPMFSNFGGRDSFGGEIVTVKCFEDNSKVKELVDTDGKGKVMVVDGGGSMRHALLGDMLAEKAAKNGWEGIIVYGCIRDVDVIMETDLGVQALGTNPLKTDKRNIGDVNVQVKFGGVVFVPGQFVYADNNGVIVSPQALSMPE
- a CDS encoding GntR family transcriptional regulator, with protein sequence MSEPQTLADKVFSELTTAIVRGELRPGSKLSEQTLVERYGGSRAPMREAIQKLEARNLVVRVPHAGARVVSLSLSELRDIYEVRLELESMACRLAAQRMSDAEIAELYGLLAEHEASIAAEQGQSYYQKAGDLDFHYRIIKGSQNSRLHQMLCGELYHLVRMYRYQTSTSAKRPLQALLEHQRIVEAIAARDAELAELLMRRHIQASLTNLETRLAEEEGRL